The stretch of DNA GCGAGAATGAGTTCCACCAGCTCCAGGGCACGTTTCTTGTTCGGTGCATTCCGCGGGATCGTAAGGGCGAAGACGATGGGCTCGCCCTTGGCGAGTATCGTCTGTCCCGGCTCCTTGCCAGCCAGTTCCACCGAAGCAGCAGAATACTGTTCGGCGAAATCGGGGTTCTTCAGGTTGACCTCGTCGGGCAGGTCCAGGTACTCCAGGCCGTGCTGCATCGCTACGGATTTGTACTCAAAGGCGTAGTCCATGGCGCCGCTCTGCACCATGGCCACGAGGTCGATGGCCTTGGGCCGCACCGCTCTCTCGGGGTGCTTCATGGCCCTGGCGTAGAGGTCCTTGTCCTTGTAAAAGATCTCGGCGAGCTGCAGTACCATGAGGCTTCGATAGCCGCAGGGGTCCTGGTCCGGTTCGGAGTGACCCCAGCGGATGTCGGGGCGCATGAGCACCTCGGTCCAGTTGTCCTTATTTATCTCATCTTTGTACTTCGACTGGTTGCTGTACATGAGCACGATGGCGTTGCTTGAAAAGAGTATATTCCAGTCGGCCTCCGCCGGGCGCAGAATTTCCTCGATGACCATGTAGTCCGCCGACATGAAGACATCGCAGGTCCCTCCCAGGTCGATGATCTTCCTGGCCAGGGCCGCGCTTCCCCCGGCCTCGCGCTGAACGTCAACGCCCGGGTGAGCGGCTTCAAAAATCTCCTCGACCTTCTCCATGGGGGTCGACAGGCTGCCCGCGTGGAAGACGATGACCTTCTCGGCGGCCAGGGCAGCGGTCGCAGCGAAGACCAGGGACAGGACCATCAGCAAAACCATACTTCTCCTGAACTTGCTCATTGCACAACACCTCCGTTAGATTTAATGACCCTCGTCAAACACGTGTATCGCACCAGGGCAGAATCCCACCCTGCACTCCACTCCGGGGTGGACATCCTCCCTGACCAGCGCCGATGAGAGCATCCTCCCCGTCAATCTCAGGCCCACAATGTCGAAAACCACCTCGAAGGCCATCCCCCTGGGGATTATGCTCACCACCCGGCCGGGAAATACATTCTCCGTCCCCTCGACGAGGTCCTGCCCTATCATCACATCCTCGGGGCGTATCCCGATCAGGCACTCCCCGCAGGACTTCTGTCCGTTCAGGACCAGGGACAGGCCCCCTTCAAGGCTGGCCTTCCTCCCCTTCACGCTCGAAGGAAAGAGGTTCTTCATTCCCACGAAATCCGCCACGAGCCTGTTGGCGGGCTCCTGGAAAACGGTCTTGACGTCGCCCACCTGCTGGAGGAAGCCCCCGACGATGACGGCAACCCTGTGCCCCAGGGAAAGGACCTCATTGAAATCGTGGGTCACCATCATGATGGTCATACCCTCCCTGTTGATCCGGGAAAGGTAGTCCTGCAGGTCCTCCCTGAAGCGCGGGTCAAGGGCCGATATCGGTTCGTCGAGGAGGACCACCGAAGGCTTCACCGCCAGCGCCCTCGCCAAAGCCACGCGCTGCTGTTCCCCGCCCGAGAGGGTCTCCGGTGATCTTTCGAGCAGGTATTCAAGCCTCAGCAGCTTCACGAGCCCTTCCACGTGGCGGTTATCCGGGCCGGAGACGAACCTCAACCCCCAGCGGATGTTCTCTTCCACCGACAGGTGGGGGAAAAGAGCGTAGTCCTGGTAGACGAGGGCGACGTTCCTCTTCTCCGGCGGAAGATCGGTGACGTCCCGTCCCCCGACGAGGATCTTGCCCCCCGAGGGCTGTCTCAGCCCGGCTATAGCCTCCAGGAGGACCGTCTTGCCCGCTCCGCTGGGCCCCACGACCATGAAAAACTCCCCTTCATCCACCAGGAGGGAGAAGGAGTTGAGCACGAATTCGCCAAGATCGATCGAAAGGTCATCCAGTCCTATCAACCGCCGATGACCTCCCTGCGCTTTCCCGATACCAGGACCCTAAGCACCACGAACATGCCCAGGCAGACCAGGATAAGTTGCACGGCGATGGGCGTGGAGAACTTCAGCCCGAAGGTGGCGAACCGGTCGTAGATCAGCGTGGGGGCGACCATCGGATGGTAGGCCATGATGACGATGGCGCCGAACTCGCTCACCCCCCTGGCCCAACTCATGATCAGGCCGGAGACAAGCCCTCTTTTCGCCAAAGGCAGGGATATCCTGAAGAAAACGTGAGGAAAGGAAGCGCCCAGCGTACGGGAGACGTTTTCGAGCCTGGGCGACACTCCGTAGAAGGCGTCACGGGCTGCGTCCACGTAAAAGGGTATCGAGACGAACATGCAGGCCAAGATTATGGCCAGGTGGCTGTTGACGGGCGAGAGCCCAATCCTGACCAGCATCGCCCCCAGGGGAGCCTTGGGAGAGAAGGTCATGAGGACGGCTATGCCCGCCACCGTATGGGGGACCATAATGGGGACATCGATCACCGCCTCGAGCACCGATTTGCCCCTTAATTCTTGCCGTGCCAGAAAATAGGCCAGGGGAGTACCGAAAAGAGCGATTATCCCCGTCGCCGCGGCGGCCGTCCAGATGCTCCTCCAGAGAGCCCCCAGAACCACCTTGTCCCTCGTGGTGGAAGCGACAATACCCCAGTCGGCCCGGAAGAACATGCCCGCCAGGGGCCAGATAATATAGACCACCAGGAAGGAACCCATGAGCAACATAAACCAACGCTCTCTGAACTTGCGGTCCAAAAGGACACCCCCAAAGAAAAAGGCCGCCTCCCAATACAGGAGACGGCCTCATGTTTCGGCGGACCGCTCCTCCTTTCCAAGCGCGGGAGGCCTTCCCGTTTCCAGGAAAACCCATCGGCCGCTCCCCACGGTTCAAAACTCCTGAGGGGACACGGCTCGGAGGACGCCCGATCATCGGGCACCAAGGATACTAACACATTACTGTCCTTGCGACAATGATAACGCTTATCGATTAAGTGTCTCCTTGGGTCCGGGTTCCGGGCTGCGGCAAGGATGGGAAAAACCGTGGACAAAGCCCACGCTTGAGGAGGCCCGTCATGGGAGACTATTTCAGGAACAAGGTCGCCGCGGTCGCTGGCGCCGCCGCAAGCGCCCTGGGCGCCATCAAAGAGAATAACCTCAAAAAGGAAGCCGAAAGGCTGAACGCCCCGTATCCCGGCAAGGTTCACCCCCTGCCCACCGATGTCACGAAGCCGGAGCAGGTCCAATCACTGGCGGGGGCCGCCCGTTCCTTCGAGGACCACCTCGACTTCGTCTTCAACAACGTCGGGATCGGGATGACACTCCCGACGGAGAAGGTCACCTTCGATCTATGGAGGCGCATCGTGGATCTGGACCTCTTTTGCGATGCGTCAAAGGGCCGCTGGACGAAGGGAAAACTACCGTACAAAAGGAACATGCAGCCAGGTGAGGATTGGGTGCGAAAGACCTAGCGAGGAGCCCAAAAGGGACCCTCGCTATTTTTCAATCCCCCCTAGGCCCCTCAGGAGGCCGGCTGCGACCTCGCCTTCTGCAACCCGTCCAGCACATACAATAGGCGCACCAGGTAGAGAAGAAGCCCCCCGTTGGAAGCCAGTACAACCCCGATGATCAAGGGGGGTATCAGGTTGTGGACCAGCATGGAAACGCCGAAGGTGATCGATACGACATTCATGGCAATCTGGACCAGGTTCAGCCTGACCACGATCGGGGGAACAGGCCCGACCCCTTGGCTGGAACCCTTGATAATGGGCACCAGGATCCGCTTCAGATTCAACACTCCCCCGAGGATGTTCATTAAGCCGATGAGGAGCGTCAGCGGCGCCACAAGAATTCCGGGGATGATGCATGATGTCGCCCCCAGGGAGGCGAACACGAGGCCGATGATCATCATGAGCCATGTCCGGGGGAAAGGACCGATAGGGGAATCCCCCGTGGCTAGCATCTGGATGGCCAGGTTCACCATCAGCAGGCCCAGCTGGGCGCTTCCTGAAAAAGGGAGTTTCCCGAGGCTCACGGGCACCAGGAGCACACCGAGGATGACCAAGAAAAGGCCCGTCATGAGGATCGTGACCCTCCCAACGGGTAGATCCAAATCCCCTTCTGGCTCGTGGACCGCCTCCGGGTAGGCGACATATATCTTCTGAAGGGTGATGGCGAGGTAGGCCAGGGAGAAGCCCATCAGCAGGACCACGACGGCGGTCATCGGCGTGGAAAGCAGGTCCTTCCTGAATATAAGGAGCCCTATAAGGGCAGACAGGACATAGACCGCGGCGCAGCTCGCGATGAGGTGCCGGAAAATCCCTCCGTATTGCCTCCATCTCGGTAGCTTGTCCTCGGAAAAGACCATCTGGACAAGAAGGCTTACGCCCCCCAGGCCGAAGCATAGGGACAGGACAATCCGTGGAATGCGGCTGAAGATTTCGGGGATGAAGCAGGTGATTATCCCCATCCCGGCCACCACGACTCCGGCCGCCAGGAGCGCCTTTGACCGCGGTGCATCACCGAAGGGAGTCCGCCCCAAGGCGACCATCTGGAAGGCGAAGATAAAAAGTAAAAGCCCGTAAAGTCCGTTTTCGTAATATGGCAGGAGGCCCACCGACACCGGGAAGAGCAAGGCGCCTGTCAAAAGCATCGTCACGGACGCCACGAGGAGCAATACCACGTCGAACTCGATCTCAGCCCTTTTCAGGATCCCTTTTGTTTCCACGACACCATCTCCTTCGTCCAGGGTTTTGCATCAACCGGCAATTCCTGATGATCCTTTCAAAGAGCCGCTTACAGCGAGGTGAGGGGAACCCCTGTCGTCATGATACAGTATTTTTATCTTTTTCGTGGAAGCAACCCGGGAGGGCGGACATGGGCCCGATTGGCACCCCCTTCCGCCTCGGATGGATAAAGCTCACCTCCAGGGTCTCCTGAGGCGGGAAGAAGAAGTTATCCAAGGTGGGCCTGCCAAGCAAGCCGGGGTGGGTTATAATATGTTGGAAATACTTGAATAACTCGTTTCTCCGAGCCGGCCATCCTAAAGGATTCGAATCCCAGGGGGGACGGACGACAGGGTGTAGCTGGAAACGGCTGCGCCTCCCTTTTGGAAAGGAGGAACAGGTCCATTGAACAGTGCATTCCTGCCTTTGTACTCCGGAGGAGAAATCCCCCGATGATCCTTTCCTGTGTCATCGCCGACCATTCCCTGGTGCTGCAGAACCAGTACGCCGTGGCCCTCTCCAGGACACAGAACCTCCGACTGAGAGAGACCGTGACCAGTGGCCTGGAACTGGAGGGTTGCCTGGCGCGAGGCAATGTGCACCTGGTACTCCTGGATATCTTTCTGGAAGGATGGGGTGGCCTTGATTCCCTCAGGAGGGCCAGGGCCAAGTATCCCCGGGTCGACTGGTTGATCCTCTCCAGCGGTGTGGACCCCGATATCGTCCGTGGCTGTGTCTGCCTGGGGATCTTCGACTACCTGATCAAGCCCTTTTCGACGGATCGGCTGGAGAGGGCATTGGCTGCCTATTACCGATACCACCAGGGTTTGACCAAGCGAACCAACCCCTGGCGCCAAAAAGACCTCGATGTCATCACCGGCCTGAGAGGGGGTTTTTCCGGCGGGCTCGAAGAATGCCCCAAGGGTATCCAGGTCAAGCTGCTTAAGCGTCTGCGCACCTGCATGGCAGAAAGGGGCAGGTGCCTGTCGGCTCATGAGGCCGGGTCCTTCACCGGGGTATCCCGTTCCACGGCAAGGCGATACCTGGAATACCTCGTGGAGAGCGGGGAAGCCTCTTTCGAATACGAAATGAGCAGTGTGGGCCGCCCGCTCAAGCTATATAAACTCATTATCTGAAGGACTTATTTTTCGAAAAAGGCACCCTGGCGAACTCGCATTCAGGAAAAATGCAGACCCTGCATTTTCTGCATAGGCCCCCCTCGCCCCAAAGCGAAACATCCACCTGCTTTCCAAGCCCCGCGGAAAGGGTGATCAAAAGTCGGTCCAGGGAAGTGCGTTCTTCATGGGCTACGCAGGCGGGAGCCCCGATTATCCATGAACCACCCTTCGCGGCCAGCATCAGGTTCGAACCCGGTATCGCCGGGACTCCTCGAAAGAGAACCTTTTCCGCCACGTTGGCGATAGCCTCGGGAGTGCGGTCATCGGCATCGACGCTCATCCCGCCGGTGCAGATCACGATGTCGGACCCTACCTCCAGCAGGTCATCTATAGCGAGGGCGATATCCGCCGCGCGGTCGCCGCAGATTTTCTGGCCGGAAAAACTGCCTCCCAGTTCCAGGAGCTTCCTCTCCAGTTTTTCGCGGAACCTATCCTCGATCAAGCCCTCGAGAATCTCCTGCCCCGTCGAAACAAGGCCGACCTTCATGGGAGTGAAGGGTATAACCGAAAAGGGTGACGCCGCCTTGACGGCCCTTTCCAATGAATCCCTTTTCAGGCAAAGGGGGAGAATCCTGAAGGCCGCCGCCACACTTCCGGCCTCGATCACCGAGTTACAGGGGCAACAGGCGAAGGACCACTCCCTGTCGCGGTTAACCCTTCTCACCCCTTCGGGGTCGAAGTGCAGAATGCCTCGACCCAGCGAAACGAGCCTGCACCTTCCCTCTTCAGGGCCGGTAATCTTGAGCCCATCTCCCGCCAGCGCCTTGGCGAGATCCAGGGCAGCCTCATCCTCGTGCACCTCATCGGGTTCCAGGACGATCACGGACAGGTTCCGTCTTCCCATCATCCTCATAACGGGAAGATCTTCCGGCTGCAGAATATGCCCTCTCCTGAACCGCGCCCCCTTGGTCCCCCCTTTGGGGTCGATCATGGTCAAGTCATGGGCAAGGGGCATTCCCAGGGCCTCTTCTATGGGTATAACCCTGCGGTCCATGATCTAGTCTCCGCCTCCCTCGTTGCCGGGAAACCGGTTGGGGAAGAACGGTCCGGATTCCTTTGCATAAGGGCTCCTGAGGGTTTCGATGTCTCCGCCCCGATGAACGGCAATGATCTCGGAGATGATGGATGCGGCTATCTCACCCGGGGTTTCGGCCCTGAGAGGAAGTCCCACCGGTTGGAAAACCCGGTCGAGGTATTCCTCCGATACTCCCCGTTCCATGAGGCTCTTCCTGACATGGGCTATTTTCTTCCGCGACCCCATCAGTCCCAAATAAGCCATCGGCCTGCCCTCCAGCAGGCGGAGCACTTCCGCATCGAGGGAGTGACCGCGGGTCGCCACGACCACATAGGACCTATCGTCCAGTTCAAGCCCCCTTTCAAATACTTCCCCCAAGGGGCAGGCTATTACCCTCCCAAAGGGTATCTCTCCGGCATTGGCGTAATCCTCCCTTTCGTCCCAGACGGTCACGGAGAAACCCGCCGCACTGGCGGCTTCGGCAAGGGCCTTGCCGACATGGCCGGCGCCGAAGACCACCACTTCAGCCTCCACTCCCAGGGGTTCCATCAGGACGATCATATCGCCTCCGCACACGGACTCGCCGTCGCTTTCCTCTTCCCTCAGCCGAGCCCTGTGAATAGCGGGCCCCGATCGCGCGCCCAGAAGCGCGGTGGCTTTTTTTATCACTTCGTACTCCAGGATCCCGCCACCGATGGTTCCTGCAATGGATCCGTCAGGGCGGACCCACATAGAAGC from Thermovirga sp. encodes:
- a CDS encoding SDR family NAD(P)-dependent oxidoreductase, whose amino-acid sequence is MGDYFRNKVAAVAGAAASALGAIKENNLKKEAERLNAPYPGKVHPLPTDVTKPEQVQSLAGAARSFEDHLDFVFNNVGIGMTLPTEKVTFDLWRRIVDLDLFCDASKGRWTKGKLPYKRNMQPGEDWVRKT
- a CDS encoding response regulator; this encodes MILSCVIADHSLVLQNQYAVALSRTQNLRLRETVTSGLELEGCLARGNVHLVLLDIFLEGWGGLDSLRRARAKYPRVDWLILSSGVDPDIVRGCVCLGIFDYLIKPFSTDRLERALAAYYRYHQGLTKRTNPWRQKDLDVITGLRGGFSGGLEECPKGIQVKLLKRLRTCMAERGRCLSAHEAGSFTGVSRSTARRYLEYLVESGEASFEYEMSSVGRPLKLYKLII
- a CDS encoding xanthine dehydrogenase; amino-acid sequence: MDRDLLNLIHDELQEGRFGVLCTVTGSEGSTPRELGASMWVRPDGSIAGTIGGGILEYEVIKKATALLGARSGPAIHRARLREEESDGESVCGGDMIVLMEPLGVEAEVVVFGAGHVGKALAEAASAAGFSVTVWDEREDYANAGEIPFGRVIACPLGEVFERGLELDDRSYVVVATRGHSLDAEVLRLLEGRPMAYLGLMGSRKKIAHVRKSLMERGVSEEYLDRVFQPVGLPLRAETPGEIAASIISEIIAVHRGGDIETLRSPYAKESGPFFPNRFPGNEGGGD
- a CDS encoding ABC transporter ATP-binding protein; translated protein: MIGLDDLSIDLGEFVLNSFSLLVDEGEFFMVVGPSGAGKTVLLEAIAGLRQPSGGKILVGGRDVTDLPPEKRNVALVYQDYALFPHLSVEENIRWGLRFVSGPDNRHVEGLVKLLRLEYLLERSPETLSGGEQQRVALARALAVKPSVVLLDEPISALDPRFREDLQDYLSRINREGMTIMMVTHDFNEVLSLGHRVAVIVGGFLQQVGDVKTVFQEPANRLVADFVGMKNLFPSSVKGRKASLEGGLSLVLNGQKSCGECLIGIRPEDVMIGQDLVEGTENVFPGRVVSIIPRGMAFEVVFDIVGLRLTGRMLSSALVREDVHPGVECRVGFCPGAIHVFDEGH
- a CDS encoding ABC transporter permease; the protein is MLLMGSFLVVYIIWPLAGMFFRADWGIVASTTRDKVVLGALWRSIWTAAAATGIIALFGTPLAYFLARQELRGKSVLEAVIDVPIMVPHTVAGIAVLMTFSPKAPLGAMLVRIGLSPVNSHLAIILACMFVSIPFYVDAARDAFYGVSPRLENVSRTLGASFPHVFFRISLPLAKRGLVSGLIMSWARGVSEFGAIVIMAYHPMVAPTLIYDRFATFGLKFSTPIAVQLILVCLGMFVVLRVLVSGKRREVIGG
- the wtpA gene encoding tungstate ABC transporter substrate-binding protein WtpA, with amino-acid sequence MSKFRRSMVLLMVLSLVFAATAALAAEKVIVFHAGSLSTPMEKVEEIFEAAHPGVDVQREAGGSAALARKIIDLGGTCDVFMSADYMVIEEILRPAEADWNILFSSNAIVLMYSNQSKYKDEINKDNWTEVLMRPDIRWGHSEPDQDPCGYRSLMVLQLAEIFYKDKDLYARAMKHPERAVRPKAIDLVAMVQSGAMDYAFEYKSVAMQHGLEYLDLPDEVNLKNPDFAEQYSAASVELAGKEPGQTILAKGEPIVFALTIPRNAPNKKRALELVELILAKDGGLKILEEMGQDTVGPQTYTPGEKIPAELEAL
- a CDS encoding molybdopterin-binding protein; protein product: MDRRVIPIEEALGMPLAHDLTMIDPKGGTKGARFRRGHILQPEDLPVMRMMGRRNLSVIVLEPDEVHEDEAALDLAKALAGDGLKITGPEEGRCRLVSLGRGILHFDPEGVRRVNRDREWSFACCPCNSVIEAGSVAAAFRILPLCLKRDSLERAVKAASPFSVIPFTPMKVGLVSTGQEILEGLIEDRFREKLERKLLELGGSFSGQKICGDRAADIALAIDDLLEVGSDIVICTGGMSVDADDRTPEAIANVAEKVLFRGVPAIPGSNLMLAAKGGSWIIGAPACVAHEERTSLDRLLITLSAGLGKQVDVSLWGEGGLCRKCRVCIFPECEFARVPFSKNKSFR